In one window of Tripterygium wilfordii isolate XIE 37 chromosome 1, ASM1340144v1, whole genome shotgun sequence DNA:
- the LOC120000824 gene encoding uncharacterized mitochondrial protein AtMg00810-like, protein MSGPPSSLSCYIPSDLSGYTDADYAGSISDRRSTSGFCTFRGNHLISWKSKKQAVVSRSSAESEYRAMAQGLPSCYHPTQFFTKELSI, encoded by the exons ATGTCAGGTCCACCATCTAGTCTCTCATGCTATATACCATCTGATCTCTCGGGCTacactgatgctgattatgcgggttccataagtgataggcgttctacctctggcttctgtactttccggggtaatcatcttatctcatggaaaagtaagaagcaagcaGTTGTTTCTCGATCATCAGCTGAATCTGAATATCGTGCTATGGCTCAAG GTCTGCCATCATGCTATCATCCGACTCAGTTCTTCACGAAAGAACTAAGCATATAG